A DNA window from Malus domestica chromosome 12, GDT2T_hap1 contains the following coding sequences:
- the LOC103437054 gene encoding ras-related protein RABA4d yields the protein MIDLKNLPLSIHVILLFYVPNCGVENQSVGSPVVARMSNLYGDYNQKIDYVFKVVLIGDSAVGKTQLLARFARNEFSVDSKATIGVEFQTKTLVLDQKTVKAQIWDTAGQERYRAVTSAYYRGAVGAMLVYDMTKRQSFDHMARWLEELRGHADKNIVIMLIGNKCDLGSLRAVPTEDAQEFAQRENLFFMETSALEATNVETAFLMILREIYRIMSKKTLAASDLDGGDSGLLKGTAIIVPGPDGDGSRKGGCCFSST from the exons ATGATTGATCTGAAAAATTTACCATTATCAATTCatgtaattttattattttatgttcCAAACTGTGGGGTTGAGAATCAATCGGTTGGGAGTCCGGTTGTGGCTAGAATGTCGAATTTATACGGAGATTATAACCAGAAGATTGATTATGTGTTCAAAGTGGTGTTGATTGGAGATTCAGCGGTGGGGAAAACACAGCTGCTCGCACGATTTGCTAGAAATGAATTCAGTGTGGACTCGAAAGCCACGATAGGGGtcgaatttcaaacaaaaacacTTGTTCTCGATCAGAAAACCGTCAAGGCGCAGATTTGGGACACGGCTGGCCAAGAAAG GTACAGAGCAGTCACGAGCGCATACTACCGAGGTGCAGTAGGAGCAATGTTGGTTTATGACATGACCAAGCGTCAATCGTTTGACCACATGGCTAGGTGGTTGGAGGAATTGAGGGGGCATGCCGATAAGAACATCGTTATAATGCTCATCGGCAACAAATGTGACTTGGGGAGTCTTAGAGCAGTGCCAACTGAGGATGCACAGGAGTTTGCTCAAAGAGAAAACCTATTTTTTATGGAAACATCCGCTCTTGAAGCCACCAACGTTGAAACTGCGTTTTTGATGATCTTAAGGGAGATATACCGGATAATGAGCAAGAAGACGCTTGCTGCTAGTGACCTAGACGGCGGAGATTCAGGTCTCCTAAAAGGAACAGCAATTATTGTTCCCGGTCCAGATGGGGATGGTTCTAGGAAGGGTGGGTGCTGCTTCTCCTCCACTTAA